In the Colwellia sp. 20A7 genome, one interval contains:
- a CDS encoding FAD-dependent oxidoreductase, whose protein sequence is MSKNVYQFIDVKRIDPTKKSINERKINFVEIYQPLGEEQSAGQADRCLDCGNPYCEWKCPVHNYIPQWLELVTEGKIFEAADLCHQTNSLPEMCGRVCPQDRLCESACTLNDDFGAVTIGNIEKHITDTALAQGWKPDLSDVIKTGKRVAVIGAGPAGLACADVLTRNGVEAVVYDRHAQIGGLLTFGIPSFKLEKEVIQTRREIFEGMGIEFRLNINVGVDITFEEISNEFDAVFLGLGTYKDMSGGFENEGATGVYNALDFLIGNTQNVMGITEKESNQVKPYVSFKDKKVVVLGGGDTAMDCVRTSIRQGATEVTCAYRRDEANMPGSPREVQNAKEEGVNFAFNIQPLDIAVDDQGKAIGVKFVKTELGAPDANGRRNPEPIEGSEFVMEADAVVIAFGFLPSPPQWMIDAGVELDSRGRVIAIDNSDFALQTSKQNVFAGGDMVLGSDLVVTAIDQGRKAALGILDFVLIES, encoded by the coding sequence ATGAGTAAAAATGTTTATCAATTTATTGATGTAAAACGAATTGACCCAACAAAGAAGTCGATTAATGAACGTAAAATCAACTTTGTTGAAATTTATCAACCTTTAGGTGAAGAGCAAAGCGCAGGCCAAGCTGATCGCTGCTTAGATTGTGGTAACCCTTATTGTGAATGGAAATGTCCTGTTCACAATTATATTCCACAGTGGTTAGAGCTAGTTACGGAAGGTAAAATTTTTGAAGCTGCTGATTTATGCCATCAAACGAATAGTTTGCCAGAAATGTGTGGTCGTGTTTGCCCGCAAGACAGATTATGTGAATCAGCCTGTACATTAAATGACGATTTTGGCGCGGTAACTATCGGAAATATAGAGAAACATATAACTGATACCGCCTTAGCACAAGGGTGGAAACCTGATCTGTCTGATGTGATTAAAACAGGAAAGCGTGTCGCTGTTATTGGTGCGGGTCCTGCTGGCCTAGCGTGTGCAGATGTATTAACTCGCAATGGTGTTGAGGCTGTTGTATATGATCGTCATGCACAAATTGGCGGTTTATTAACTTTTGGTATTCCATCATTTAAATTAGAAAAAGAAGTTATTCAAACTCGCCGTGAAATATTCGAAGGCATGGGAATAGAGTTTAGATTAAATATCAATGTAGGCGTTGATATCACTTTTGAAGAAATCAGTAATGAATTTGATGCTGTATTTTTAGGCCTTGGCACATATAAAGATATGAGTGGTGGTTTTGAAAATGAAGGTGCCACAGGTGTATATAATGCGTTAGATTTCTTAATTGGTAATACTCAAAATGTTATGGGTATTACAGAAAAGGAATCAAACCAAGTAAAACCTTACGTTAGCTTTAAAGATAAAAAAGTTGTCGTGCTTGGTGGTGGTGATACCGCTATGGATTGTGTTAGAACGTCTATTCGCCAAGGTGCTACAGAAGTTACTTGTGCATATCGCCGTGATGAAGCCAACATGCCGGGTTCACCTCGTGAAGTACAAAATGCCAAAGAAGAAGGTGTTAACTTTGCTTTTAATATACAGCCACTTGATATTGCTGTTGATGACCAAGGTAAAGCCATTGGTGTTAAGTTTGTCAAAACTGAACTTGGTGCACCAGATGCCAACGGACGTCGTAATCCAGAGCCTATTGAAGGTAGTGAGTTTGTGATGGAAGCTGATGCCGTCGTTATCGCCTTTGGCTTCTTACCAAGCCCACCACAATGGATGATAGACGCCGGTGTTGAACTTGACTCGCGTGGTCGTGTTATTGCAATAGATAACAGTGACTTTGCATTACAAACAAGTAAACAGAATGTTTTTGCCGGTGGTGATATGGTACTGGGTTCAGATTTAGTGGTTACCGCTATTGATCAAGGCAGAAAAGCAGCATTAGGTATTTTAGACTTCGTACTTATCGAAAGCTAA
- a CDS encoding Na+/H+ antiporter NhaC family protein — protein MSANFSFSNRNFIALLLLILGIFSALYVNYYVEATTVGTAYHYGLWSLLPAFITILLSWLTREPLTALFSGIVIGAFMIGQYDLTDQILIPSLAQVGTAGILLLYLWLLGGLLGIWSKTGAAQAFADYMIKHFVRGQKSAKLVAWFLGVLFFQGGTMSTVLVGTTVRPLADKAKISHEEMSYIVDSTASPIAVVIAFNAWPAYIQALIFVPGVAFLATEADRLAFFFSAVPFSFYGILAVIGTLLLSLNITTFSGKRIRDAHHRAATTGELDAPGAKPLSAKELQTCDVPDGYKAHVFEFILPLVTLIAIAVLTFIFSGSPKINWAFGAALLLSAFIALAKGMSLSNIIDGFGNGLKGVVLASVILMLAVTIGAISKQIGGGLYLVSLLSEQLPYWLLPVFLQVIAMVIAFSTGTSWGTFAIAFPLAMPLAWAIAQSAGIDNPELFMMVCFATVLNGSVYGDQCSPISDTTILSSMTTGCDMMDHVKSQIVPATFAASLAAVLWTGTVVFFA, from the coding sequence ATGAGCGCTAATTTCTCATTCAGCAATCGTAATTTCATCGCATTATTGCTTTTAATTTTAGGCATTTTTTCAGCGTTATATGTTAATTACTATGTTGAAGCTACTACAGTAGGCACAGCTTATCATTATGGCCTTTGGTCACTATTACCCGCCTTTATTACTATTCTATTATCTTGGTTAACTCGAGAGCCATTAACCGCATTATTTAGTGGTATTGTTATTGGCGCATTTATGATAGGGCAATATGATCTTACTGATCAAATATTGATCCCATCTCTCGCGCAAGTAGGTACCGCAGGGATTCTGTTACTCTATTTGTGGTTATTAGGTGGCTTACTCGGTATTTGGTCAAAAACCGGTGCAGCACAAGCTTTTGCTGATTATATGATTAAGCACTTTGTTCGCGGGCAAAAATCAGCAAAATTAGTCGCTTGGTTTCTAGGTGTTTTATTTTTTCAAGGTGGCACCATGAGTACCGTACTGGTAGGAACTACCGTGCGTCCGTTGGCTGACAAAGCAAAAATTAGCCATGAAGAAATGAGCTATATTGTTGATTCAACCGCTTCGCCTATTGCGGTGGTTATTGCTTTTAATGCTTGGCCTGCCTATATTCAAGCCTTGATATTTGTTCCTGGCGTTGCGTTTTTAGCGACAGAAGCAGATCGTTTAGCCTTTTTCTTCTCAGCCGTACCTTTTAGCTTTTATGGTATTTTGGCGGTAATTGGCACTTTATTGCTTAGTTTAAATATAACAACTTTCTCAGGAAAACGTATTCGTGATGCTCATCATCGAGCAGCAACCACTGGAGAGTTAGATGCGCCTGGTGCTAAACCATTAAGTGCCAAAGAATTACAAACTTGTGATGTTCCTGATGGCTATAAAGCGCATGTATTCGAGTTTATCTTACCGTTAGTGACCTTAATCGCTATTGCGGTACTAACTTTTATTTTTTCTGGTTCTCCCAAAATCAACTGGGCATTTGGTGCTGCGTTATTATTAAGTGCATTTATTGCATTAGCTAAAGGGATGTCACTTAGTAATATTATTGATGGTTTTGGTAATGGCTTAAAAGGCGTAGTACTGGCATCTGTTATTTTAATGTTAGCCGTTACCATAGGCGCTATCAGCAAACAAATTGGTGGTGGTTTGTATTTGGTATCACTGCTTTCAGAGCAATTGCCTTATTGGTTGTTACCCGTATTTTTACAAGTAATAGCAATGGTCATCGCTTTTTCTACAGGAACAAGCTGGGGGACCTTTGCTATTGCTTTTCCATTAGCTATGCCCTTAGCTTGGGCTATTGCGCAAAGCGCAGGAATTGATAACCCAGAGCTATTTATGATGGTGTGTTTTGCTACAGTATTAAATGGTAGTGTTTATGGTGATCAATGTTCACCTATTTCAGATACTACTATTCTAAGTTCGATGACGACAGGTTGTGACATGATGGATCATGTTAAATCGCAAATAGTCCCCGCGACTTTTGCTGCGAGTTTAGCTGCCGTATTATGGACTGGCACAGTTGTATTTTTTGCTTGA
- the folA gene encoding type 3 dihydrofolate reductase: MTILSMIVATANNNIIGKDNDMPWHLPADLAYFKKVTVGKPIIMGRKTYESIGRALPGRRNIVISRDENYLPQGKGSEGVDVVTSVEQALALVNDVEEAISEVMVIGGGAIYKHCLPSADRLYVTHIKADIVGDTQFPDYDDDGWNKVSSELRESDDKNNYDLEFCIYER, encoded by the coding sequence ATGACCATCCTCTCTATGATAGTAGCAACGGCTAATAACAACATTATCGGCAAAGATAATGATATGCCTTGGCATTTACCTGCAGATTTAGCCTATTTTAAAAAAGTAACGGTAGGTAAGCCTATTATTATGGGAAGAAAAACCTATGAATCTATTGGCCGGGCATTACCTGGCCGCAGAAATATTGTGATTTCACGTGATGAAAACTATCTTCCGCAGGGAAAAGGCTCAGAAGGTGTTGATGTAGTTACTTCAGTTGAACAAGCATTAGCATTAGTTAATGATGTGGAGGAGGCTATATCTGAAGTCATGGTTATTGGTGGTGGGGCTATTTATAAACACTGCTTACCGAGTGCTGATCGTTTATATGTTACTCATATAAAAGCTGATATTGTTGGTGATACCCAATTTCCAGATTATGATGATGATGGCTGGAATAAAGTAAGTAGTGAATTACGAGAAAGTGATGATAAAAATAATTATGACTTAGAGTTCTGTATTTATGAGCGCTAA
- a CDS encoding YkgJ family cysteine cluster protein, protein MSIEVKNITEPEPEITCSNCQACCCRLEVMVLTDTGVPDRYIAVDNWGSETMLRLDDGWCAAVDRDTLMCTIYENRPLVCREFEVASFECLTERKQIVIL, encoded by the coding sequence ATGTCCATAGAAGTTAAAAATATAACAGAGCCAGAGCCCGAAATTACCTGTTCAAACTGTCAAGCCTGCTGTTGTCGTTTAGAGGTTATGGTGCTTACCGATACAGGAGTGCCCGATAGATATATTGCTGTCGATAACTGGGGCAGTGAAACTATGTTACGTTTAGATGATGGTTGGTGTGCAGCGGTTGATAGAGATACCTTAATGTGCACTATTTACGAGAATCGTCCGTTGGTTTGTCGAGAATTTGAAGTGGCCTCATTTGAATGTCTAACAGAACGAAAACAGATAGTGATACTTTAA
- the cgtA gene encoding Obg family GTPase CgtA, with the protein MKFVDEVEIRVEAGDGGNGCVSFRKEKYIEYGGPNGGDGGDGGDVYLVADESLNTLIDYRFERFHRAKRGQNGQSRDCTGKSSDELVLKVPVGTRITDIDTGEILGDLTHKDQRLLVAKGGWHGLGNTRFKSSTNRAPRQRTDGTPGEIRSLKLELLLLADVGLLGLPNAGKSTLIRSVSAATPKVADYPFTTLVPNLGVVRLDTQRSFVIADIPGIIEGAADGAGLGTQFLKHLERCRILLHIIDIMPADGSDPLENAKVIISELEQHNEKLAGKPRWVVFNKLDLMLEDEAKELTDSILAGLDWKGEVHSISAFNKMGTQELSQKVMTFIEELPPEEEEVVDGKNVEFKWDTYHEGAMADDGLDDDLDDDDWNEDDYDVEVEYRP; encoded by the coding sequence ATGAAATTTGTTGATGAAGTTGAGATCAGAGTTGAAGCTGGCGATGGCGGCAATGGCTGTGTCAGTTTTCGTAAAGAAAAATATATTGAATATGGCGGCCCTAATGGTGGCGATGGCGGTGATGGTGGCGATGTTTACCTTGTAGCCGATGAGAGTTTAAATACACTTATTGATTATCGCTTTGAACGTTTTCACCGTGCTAAACGCGGACAAAACGGGCAAAGTCGTGACTGTACAGGTAAAAGTAGTGATGAATTAGTGCTAAAAGTACCTGTAGGAACGCGTATTACGGATATTGATACGGGTGAAATACTTGGTGATTTAACGCATAAAGACCAAAGACTTCTAGTTGCTAAAGGCGGCTGGCATGGTTTAGGTAATACTCGTTTTAAAAGTAGTACTAACCGAGCACCACGTCAAAGAACTGATGGTACGCCGGGTGAAATTCGAAGCTTAAAACTTGAATTATTACTTTTAGCTGATGTTGGTTTATTAGGTTTACCTAATGCCGGTAAATCTACGCTTATTCGTAGCGTATCAGCAGCAACACCAAAAGTAGCCGATTATCCGTTTACAACATTAGTGCCTAACCTAGGTGTAGTACGCTTAGATACACAGCGAAGCTTTGTTATTGCTGATATTCCGGGTATTATTGAAGGCGCAGCTGACGGTGCAGGTTTAGGAACACAGTTCTTAAAGCATCTTGAACGCTGTCGTATACTATTGCATATCATTGATATTATGCCTGCTGATGGCTCAGACCCATTAGAGAACGCTAAAGTAATTATTAGCGAGCTAGAGCAGCATAATGAAAAACTAGCTGGCAAACCTCGCTGGGTTGTTTTTAACAAACTTGATCTAATGCTTGAAGATGAAGCTAAAGAATTAACAGATTCTATTTTAGCTGGCCTTGATTGGAAGGGTGAAGTACACAGTATTTCAGCTTTTAATAAAATGGGTACACAAGAGTTATCTCAGAAAGTAATGACCTTCATCGAAGAATTACCACCAGAAGAAGAAGAAGTTGTTGATGGTAAGAATGTTGAATTTAAGTGGGATACATACCATGAAGGTGCAATGGCTGATGATGGTTTAGATGACGATCTTGATGACGATGACTGGAATGAAGACGATTACGATGTAGAAGTCGAATACCGTCCTTAA
- the rpmA gene encoding 50S ribosomal protein L27 produces MAHKKAAGSTRNGRDSEAKRLGVKRFGGESVLAGNIIVRQRGTRFHAGSNMGIGKDHTLFALSDGKVQFDVKGPKNRKFVSIIAD; encoded by the coding sequence ATGGCACATAAGAAAGCGGCAGGTAGTACACGAAATGGTCGTGATTCAGAAGCTAAACGTTTAGGTGTTAAACGTTTTGGTGGTGAATCAGTGTTAGCTGGTAACATCATTGTTCGTCAACGTGGAACTCGTTTCCATGCTGGTAGCAATATGGGTATCGGTAAAGATCACACTTTATTCGCATTATCTGACGGTAAAGTTCAGTTTGATGTAAAAGGTCCGAAAAATCGTAAGTTTGTTAGCATTATTGCTGACTAA
- the rplU gene encoding 50S ribosomal protein L21 produces MYAVFQSGGKQHRVTEGQTVRLEKLELEVGAAVEFDNVLMIADGEKINVGAPYVAGGKVVAEVVNQGRADKITIVKFKRRKHSRKQAGHRQWFTEVKITGING; encoded by the coding sequence ATGTACGCGGTATTCCAAAGCGGTGGTAAACAGCATCGTGTAACCGAAGGACAAACAGTTCGCCTAGAAAAGCTTGAGCTTGAAGTAGGCGCAGCAGTAGAATTTGATAACGTTCTTATGATCGCCGATGGCGAAAAAATCAACGTAGGCGCACCTTATGTTGCCGGTGGTAAAGTAGTGGCTGAGGTTGTTAACCAAGGTCGTGCTGATAAAATTACTATTGTAAAATTCAAACGTCGTAAGCATTCACGTAAACAAGCGGGCCATCGTCAATGGTTCACTGAAGTGAAAATTACTGGTATTAATGGCTAA
- the ispB gene encoding octaprenyl diphosphate synthase — protein MDIKAIQALSQHDMNKVNELIHGQLHSDVALINQLGIYIVNAGGKRMRPMLTVLTAQALNHDQSVPLGDKHCTIAAIIEFIHTATLLHDDVVDESNMRRGRETANAIFGNSASVLVGDFLYTRSFQMMTKLGDMHIMDILSDATNIVAEGEVLQLMNCNDPDTTEESYMQVIYCKTAKLFEAATRLAAVITKQDSKIEQAMADYGKYLGTAFQLVDDIMDYTADAQEMGKNVGDDLSEGKPTLPLLYTMAHGSETQKQLVRDAIEHGNGMDHLDEILDAMKQTGALIYTQKKAEIEADKAINALSILPESDYKKALTALAHIAANRSA, from the coding sequence GTGGACATAAAAGCAATTCAAGCACTCTCTCAACATGACATGAACAAAGTTAATGAACTTATTCATGGACAATTACATTCAGACGTTGCTTTAATAAATCAATTAGGCATTTATATTGTTAATGCGGGCGGCAAGCGAATGCGCCCTATGCTGACGGTATTAACAGCACAGGCATTAAACCACGATCAGTCGGTACCATTAGGTGATAAACATTGTACTATTGCGGCAATTATTGAGTTTATTCATACAGCAACTTTATTGCATGATGACGTCGTTGATGAGTCAAACATGCGTCGAGGCCGTGAAACCGCTAATGCTATATTTGGTAATAGTGCCAGCGTTTTAGTTGGTGATTTTCTTTATACACGTTCTTTTCAAATGATGACTAAATTGGGTGATATGCACATCATGGATATTTTATCTGATGCGACGAATATCGTTGCCGAAGGTGAAGTATTACAATTAATGAATTGTAATGATCCTGATACTACCGAAGAAAGTTACATGCAGGTTATTTACTGTAAAACGGCTAAACTTTTTGAAGCAGCCACTCGTCTGGCCGCGGTGATCACTAAACAAGATAGCAAAATTGAACAGGCTATGGCTGATTATGGTAAATATTTAGGTACAGCATTCCAATTAGTCGATGACATAATGGATTACACTGCAGATGCTCAAGAAATGGGCAAAAATGTTGGTGATGATCTTTCTGAGGGTAAACCAACCTTACCTTTACTTTATACCATGGCACACGGCTCTGAGACCCAGAAACAATTAGTTAGAGATGCAATTGAACATGGTAATGGTATGGATCATTTAGACGAAATTCTTGACGCTATGAAGCAAACGGGTGCTTTAATATATACGCAGAAAAAAGCGGAAATAGAAGCGGATAAAGCAATCAATGCTTTATCGATATTACCCGAGTCTGATTATAAAAAAGCATTAACAGCCTTAGCGCACATAGCAGCAAATAGAAGTGCTTAA
- a CDS encoding VF530 family DNA-binding protein: MSSDNIYENNPLHGIGLEQVLTELVDHYGFEILDAYLNLNCFKNKPSIQSSIKFLKKTDWAKDKVEAFYLYQYKSLPRADDTQFELPPRDRIVPADQKPGEPAELSFEDAERLRQKRAEKTRARASAATPGNPWGK, from the coding sequence ATGAGTTCAGATAATATATACGAAAATAACCCATTACACGGTATAGGTTTAGAGCAAGTACTAACCGAGTTGGTTGATCATTATGGTTTTGAAATTTTAGACGCTTACTTAAATTTAAATTGTTTTAAAAATAAGCCTAGCATTCAATCAAGTATAAAGTTTCTGAAAAAAACAGATTGGGCAAAAGATAAAGTTGAAGCTTTTTATTTGTATCAATATAAAAGCTTGCCTAGAGCCGATGATACTCAATTTGAGCTACCGCCTCGTGATCGCATAGTGCCTGCCGATCAAAAGCCAGGAGAGCCTGCTGAGTTAAGTTTTGAAGATGCTGAACGGTTACGTCAGAAAAGAGCTGAAAAGACACGAGCTAGAGCTTCTGCGGCTACTCCAGGTAATCCTTGGGGCAAATAA
- the mdh gene encoding malate dehydrogenase, whose translation MKVTVLGAAGGIGQALSLLLKTQLPAGSELSLYDVAPVVPGVAVDLSHIPTAVKVEGFGADDLAGALSGADIVIIPAGMPRKPGMDRADLFAVNAGIIKTLAEGIVANCPKALVGIITNPVNGTVPIVAEVFKKAGTYDKNRVFGVTTLDVIRSEAFVAELKGLNVSDVKVPVIGGHSGTTILPLLSQVEGVTFTDEEVAALTPRIQNAGTEVVNAKAGGGSATLSMGAAAARFCLSLVKGLQGEEVVDYAYVDVEGGDAPYFAHPIRLGVNGVAEILSYGELSAFEEKAKNDMLDTLKADIKEGVDFMA comes from the coding sequence ATGAAAGTAACAGTTTTAGGCGCAGCAGGCGGTATTGGCCAAGCATTATCTTTACTATTAAAAACTCAATTACCAGCAGGTTCAGAGTTATCACTTTATGATGTTGCCCCTGTAGTTCCAGGTGTGGCGGTAGATTTATCTCATATCCCTACAGCTGTTAAAGTTGAAGGTTTTGGTGCTGATGATTTAGCTGGTGCGCTTTCAGGTGCTGATATTGTAATTATTCCAGCAGGTATGCCACGTAAGCCAGGTATGGATCGTGCTGATTTATTCGCAGTAAACGCAGGTATTATCAAAACATTGGCAGAAGGCATTGTTGCTAACTGTCCAAAAGCTCTAGTGGGTATTATTACTAACCCAGTAAACGGCACTGTACCAATCGTTGCTGAAGTATTCAAAAAAGCGGGTACTTATGACAAGAACCGTGTATTTGGTGTAACAACTCTTGATGTTATTCGTAGTGAAGCATTTGTTGCTGAATTAAAAGGCTTAAACGTAAGTGACGTTAAAGTTCCAGTAATTGGTGGTCACTCAGGTACAACAATTTTACCACTTCTTTCACAAGTTGAAGGTGTTACTTTTACTGATGAAGAAGTTGCAGCATTAACTCCACGCATTCAAAATGCAGGTACAGAAGTTGTAAATGCTAAAGCGGGTGGCGGTTCTGCTACACTTTCAATGGGCGCAGCTGCAGCACGTTTTTGTTTATCTTTAGTAAAAGGTTTACAAGGCGAAGAAGTTGTAGATTACGCTTATGTTGACGTTGAAGGTGGTGATGCACCATATTTTGCTCACCCAATACGTTTAGGCGTAAACGGTGTTGCTGAAATTTTATCTTACGGCGAATTAAGTGCGTTTGAAGAAAAAGCTAAAAACGACATGCTTGATACATTAAAAGCTGATATTAAAGAAGGCGTTGACTTTATGGCGTAA
- the argR gene encoding transcriptional regulator ArgR, translating into MNGQQKQEALVQAFKDLLKQEQFGSQGEIVDALKMQGFNNISQSKISRMLSKFGAVRTRNARQEMVYCLPAELGVPTAQSPLKQLVLEIEHNGIMIIIQTSPGAAQLIARLLDSLSKSDGVLGTIAGDDTIFIAPTDVNNIQETINKLECLFSKKLS; encoded by the coding sequence ATGAATGGTCAACAAAAACAAGAAGCACTAGTACAAGCATTTAAAGATTTATTAAAGCAAGAGCAGTTTGGCTCTCAAGGTGAAATAGTTGATGCTTTAAAAATGCAGGGCTTTAATAATATCAGCCAATCTAAAATATCACGGATGTTAAGTAAATTTGGTGCCGTTCGCACTCGTAATGCCCGTCAAGAAATGGTTTATTGTTTACCTGCTGAATTAGGTGTTCCTACTGCACAAAGCCCATTAAAACAATTAGTATTAGAAATTGAACATAATGGTATTATGATCATTATTCAAACTAGTCCTGGTGCTGCACAATTAATTGCCCGTTTACTTGATAGTTTAAGTAAAAGTGATGGTGTATTGGGTACAATTGCGGGTGACGATACTATATTTATTGCACCAACCGATGTAAATAATATACAAGAAACCATTAACAAATTAGAATGCCTTTTCAGTAAAAAGCTTAGTTAG